Proteins found in one Dermacentor silvarum isolate Dsil-2018 chromosome 8, BIME_Dsil_1.4, whole genome shotgun sequence genomic segment:
- the LOC119462361 gene encoding arylamine N-acetyltransferase: protein MATQVSCGGSAVDSRDHGHTPDAEASKNTPKESLDYGDFTLAALTSSQTQHYLDFLRLRTPSKADLPSLDVLIAANLERIPFQSIDTVFGQFGSLEASEVFSKVVKEGRGGNCFELNSLFARLLLSLGYKVQVRCARIRWAVPEDSPPTPVDHMVLCVSVGVGEGSGQERLFLVDVGFGGPSPRRALPLEGDAKPYRLRTLDDDWAKPIEVSILTTAGQSSLWLPLYHVFAYSHEWPDFMDKSWYFATYPGVVFRDVLSVSRYEGDCWLTLRNRHFTRRRCTSSGMGVVTEHRLITSTRDLLSVIDGEFKLKVDPDLDEKVRVHLQLP from the coding sequence ATGGCGACGCAGGTTTCGTGCGGGGGTTCTGCGGTTGACAGCAGGGACCATGGGCATACGCCTGACGCCGAAGCGAGCAAAAACACTCCAAAAGAATCGCTGGACTACGGTGACTTCACTCTGGCAGCCCTGACTTCCTCTCAAACCCAGCACTACTTAGATTTTCTGCGCCTACGAACTCCGTCGAAAGCAGATCTGCCGAGCCTGGACGTCCTCATTGCAGCCAATCTCGAGCGGATACCGTTCCAGAGCATCGACACAGTCTTCGGCCAGTTCGGTTCTCTGGAAGCCAGTGAAGTTTTTTCTAAGGTCGTGAAGGAAGGTCGTGGGGGCAACTGCTTCGAATTGAACTCTCTCTTCGCGAGACTGTTGCTATCGCTGGGCTACAAAGTTCAGGTTCGCTGCGCCAGGATTCGCTGGGCGGTTCCAGAGGATTCTCCGCCGACGCCGGTGGATCACATGGTGCTCTGCGTCAGTGTAGGCGTCGGAGAAGGGTCTGGTCAAGAAAGGCTGTTCTTGGTCGACGTAGGCTTCGGGGGACCTAGTCCACGGCGCGCCTTGCCACTCGAAGGTGACGCGAAGCCTTATCGCCTTCGCACGCTCGATGATGATTGGGCCAAGCCAATCGAAGTGTCGATCCTAACCACAGCTGGGCAAAGCTCCTTGTGGCTTCCGCTGTATCACGTCTTCGCTTACTCGCACGAGTGGCCAGATTTTATGGATAAATCGTGGTACTTTGCCACGTATCCAGGCGTCGTCTTCCGCGATGTTTTATCAGTCAGTCGTTACGAAGGGGACTGCTGGCTGACGCTCCGTAATCGTCACTTCACTCGCCGACGCTGTACATCCAGTGGGATGGGAGTGGTGACTGAACATCGTCTCATCACGAGCACACGGGATCTACTGTCTGTGATCGATGGTGAATTCAAACTGAAGGTCGACCCAGACCTGGACGAAAAAGTACGCGTGCACTTGCAGCTTCCTTAA